The sequence below is a genomic window from Trichosurus vulpecula isolate mTriVul1 chromosome 5, mTriVul1.pri, whole genome shotgun sequence.
ttcttgcatcattctcatttctcttcccaatttttcctctacttctcttacttgcttttccaaatcctttttgagctcttccatggcctgagaccagttcatgtttttcttggaggcttttggtgtaggctctttgactttgttgacttcttctggctgtatgttttgatcttctttgtcactaaaaaaagattctatagtctaagtctgagtctgagtctaagtccttttgtgctgcctggtcatgttcccagtgaactacttgacccttgaactttttgtcagggtatgactgcttctagaatggagagtgctttgtcccaaactttagggacCTTGCACTGCTTTTTTCAGTGCTACTTCTACTCCTTAGTCACTGCAAGCTcggccacagcagtgctcctccttccccaagaacctcaaACAAAgatcatgacccagatccaagcaggacaaagcaagagaaccctgcctctgctccagcaaagcaatccctgcactcctgctctgatctgccacttgattcctcccaccatctgggcctgaggctggaagtaGCCAcggctggaactctggaagcagccacaggaagttcctgctgctgctgccatgccACCtacgctgcccctggggctggggttggactccacacttctctcacccagatccagcagctttctcactaacctgctccatggtctttggcgtttgtgggttgagaagtctggtaactgctacggCTCAGTGAGTCATGATtgtgaggcctgctccacccaactccctgtctggtctgtcctggcacggcccatgctAGGCTGTGCTTCACTCCCAGCACTctgtgatagactcttcccagagaccatccaggccatcgtggactggagacttgttaccctctgtcattttgtgggttctgtagctctagaatttgttcagagctattttttatgggtgtttggagggatttgggggagagcttaagcgagtccctactttccagcagccatcttagCTCCATCCCCACAAAGTATGatttttaggctctttttttaaatcatagttttcaggtagtccaataactcttaaattatgtatcatcaatctattttccaggtcagttgtttttctgatgaaatttcaccttctcttctatgtcttcattcttttgactttgtttttactgttttttgatatctcatggagtcattagcttccacttgctcaatcctaagttttaaggaattattttcttcagtgagtttttgtactttttccccctttttctgcttttgaaagaattattttcatattttgaccaattttttaaagtgttatttcttttgtattgtttgtgcctcttttaccaagctgttgctAATCATCTTTCCATagttttgcatttctctcatttattcatattctacttttcttttacttctcttatttgattttgaaaacaaatttttagctcttccagcaattcttgttgggcttatgCCCAATATGCATTTTCTGAGGCTTggcttgtagctattttgacatcATTATCTTCTGactttgtgtcttgatcttcccctGACCtctaacttttttgttgttgtttgcttatttctcCAGCGTACTGTTGACTTTTAACTTCGTGTTAAAGTTGACCTCTGCTCACCTGGGTGAGgcaggcactgttccaagctttatGCTTTTTCACATTGCTATTTTCTGAGCTAATTCTTGGGGTTTTGAAGTTTTTAATGATTCAAGGTGGTACGATCCAgggagaagtgtggtaactgttCTCCTGTTCTGTGTTCTGCTCCTTATCCAGAAAGGGTCCCTTTCCCCTTATGACCCCAAATGCTCCTCAGGGCACTGAAAACACTCCTCTTTATTCTGAAACTGCAAACCTAGAAGTGGGTATGAgtaatggagttgccaaacagtgaCCTATTCTCTgaccagtgctagcacagggtcCCCTGTcacctctttctgaccagttgtccaatctCTTACCACTTTTGGGCCAAGAGCTCTTGAAGTTGCTGCTTTTGTCACTAAGTCCCACAAGTGGTGTGGCTACCGTATGTGCTCCAAGCCAGCCCCTACCCCAGTGGCATAGATTTCTccttccaacctcctaagttgtctttgttTGGAAATATGTCTCACTCCAACATTTCGCTGtctctgccactctagaatttgatctgaggcattattttaaagttgtttggagggagtTGTTGGGAGATCTCAACTGTAGGGCATTCTCTACTCTGCCTTTTTGGCTCTGTCCCTGATATATGCTTAaccactttttaaaatgatttatttttaaagaatattcaATACCAATACAACCAATTAAACtcactttcaaatattttctttctggaCCGGACATGTGATTTCTAGACCTCATGATTACTAGTAATGGAACTCCCTCTATCAAAGCAAGTCTGCTTTGTAAGTTACAGTTTTAGAGCTCAGcctgaggtttagtgacttgcctaatgtcacagaGCTATTGTGTGTCAGAGgatggacttgaacccaggtcttcctgactccaaggctaagtATAGCTCTTCTTCTCCCAAACCCATAAGGATTTACTCCTATTCACTTTTCTTATATAGTTAGGGTTATTGTGTActctgttcttctggttctactcccccccccccccgactttGCATTCTCATAAAGATCTTTACACATTTCTTCATATTCCTCATTTGTTGTTCAATtacgtctgattcttcatgaccctgtgaacttgtccatagggttttctgggcaaagacactggagtggtttaccattttcttctccaatgtgtccccattttatatttcaggaactgaggcaaataggggttgagtgacttgtccagggtcacacagctattaaatgcctgaggctggatttgaactcagatcttcctgattccaagccccctgctgtatccactgaaccaccaagcTGTCCCCATAGTCTTCATACTTATTGTTAATTTCATTATAGCATTTCTTACATTAATATATAACGATTTATCTAACCATTCCCTTACTACTGGAAGTTGAGTTGTTTCCAATTGTTTGTAATTACAAATAATGCTGAGAAAAGATTTAcgttgttttaaaatgttttaaataacatttttagggAATATTTCCAAGAATAGAATCATTGGGTAAAAGGatataacttaaaaaaatctttattgagTACTACTAAAATATTCTACAAGCTTGCAATTCTACAAGCAATGCATGAATTTACCAGTTTCTTCACAACCCCATCAATATAGTTTCATtactttatattcttttttgCCAATTTTATGGGTGCAAAGTAGTACACCTCAATACTTTTATATTATGTCTCTTTATTTACTAGTGAGTCTGAGCAATTTTTCAAGTGATTATGAACTTTATgtttcttctctctattcatagGCTTGACCATTTATCCATGTGAACTAAGAGCTATCTTTGTAAAATTTTACCTTGCATAATGAGGTGCTTTTTGGGAATGTGCATGTGGCCTGAGAGCAGAATTGACGGTATTTGAGGGTTATCTTTGCCTGGTCTAAAAATCAATACCACCTTCACTTCACAAAAGATATTGGGGGCAGTATTCCAATTTCCACGAGGTTTATGAGTTGTTCATTTTCTCCTGTAATGCTGTCTGGGCCATTATTTCTCTTGGGGGTAACTTTTgctaaaaagctttttaaaaaatgataggtCAATACATGGATTCAAGGGCTCCAGGACCTTTGGGGACTTTCAAGGTTTTGATCTGAAAAGGGATAACACTAATAGTAACTAAAATTACTAATAAAAGCTATGTTAACAACTGGGATGTATACACAATATCTTGCAGTCATAGAATCACACAATTTTACAACTGGACCTTGTAATTGATGACCTCTAATCCCATCATTTaaaaggtgagaaaactgaagaccaaAAAACCCAATCCCTTACTAGAATCCagactcctgactcccagtctggttatTTTTGTATTATACCACACTGGCCATATAGGTGGTCAACAAATGTTAGATGATTTATCACAAAACATTTTGGGATCAGCaactgtaaaaaaacaaaaaacaaaaatctgcTGTACTAGCTAAATGGTTTATGAAGAACCTTACAGTTTTGAGATTTTTAGGTTTTATTATGAATATCATGCAACATTGTCTATATTAGAAGCTAAGGAGTAGGGCACGCTCCATGACGTACTCTAGTGCAAGAGTCCTTAAACTTGTGTTGTGGACGCCACACtcttggtagtctggtgaaacctatggatgtaccccttctcagaatgtttttaaaggcataaaataaaatacgcaCTTTTACTAAGGAAATCagttacattgaaatatagtCTGTTTGTCCCCCTCCAAGTTTagagaccccaggttaagagcaATTATCATGAAGAACAATTGTACTGGGACTTCTGAGAAACCACTAACAGGTGTACGACTTTGGGCAGGTTGTCTTAATCTTGCTAGTCTGTGGCAATTGTGGggattgagtgaaccacactgattcAATCTTGTGACATAATTCTggatttagctcagttccctttgtATTCAATTATGGgtttagtccaatttctgtcttgtgagaaactttattcaattataggaattgtgagaaaactttattgcattattTCTACCTAGCCAcgcatggctgggaagctggcCCATCTCTACCTGTTGCTAAGGACCACGTTGACCAGAAACCTAGTCTGATTTGAAGACTAATGCAAGgcgttttctcacaattatacaccTCGAGCAACCCATAtgccttatctgaaaactggtccCATACTGATTAATCAGTTACTTTTCCATCCTCCTTTGATGAATATAGACACGGGGGGAGTggaacacctctttttctgatttcagggaattgcgcCTGTTTACTCTCCCCCTCCTAACTTGGGAAGTCCCTAATCATTCTTCCAATTAGAAGTCAAGTTGCCTAACTTGTATCCTGAGTTATATCCTGTTGCtctcttttaatgcataaaaatctgtctctccTAATATTCTAGGCCTGATGCCAAGCTGAGGAGCCTGGTCTTGATTTGTGATATAACTgacatgcattgcttaataaatcaatatgctcagaagctcaaacttttgtttcctcatttatttcaGATTTCATCAATCACAAGTCTCAGTTCTTTCATTTGTCAAAGAAGAGGATGAGCTGGAATAGCAGTTTTTAAAGTGTGGTCCAGTGGTCCATCTCAGGGATTCTCTCATGGGGGTCCATGAAGTCAAAagtattttaataataacaaagatattttaatttctaatgtggtaaTTACTGATAGATATCTCATGTAAATAAAATCTCTTGGAGGAAGGATCTTCaatatttttaagagtataaagaagTCCTGATATCAAAATGTTTTGGAACCATTtgattcaatgatctctaagcttcctCTCACTTCTACGGTACTGCATCTGATTAAATATCTGTTGAACAAATAAATGAGTTACACTTCCCTTTTATAGCTCTTAGGACATAATGCTCTGTTATATAGCGACCTTGACCAAACTTTTCAAACTAACAACTAGAACACATAAACtaataaaagatatttttttagCAAAGCTTTGTAAGAAAGTatacttttcttttcttgaaattgaGACTACAGTAGAAAACCCAGTATACATGGTCACTGAATATAGAGAacgtatgaccagaaaaggaccTGCCCAACTGTTGTCATTTCTCATGACCCAAATACAAATAATATTACTTACATATAATCCTAGATCCACAATCACAATTTTGAAAATGCTCTTCGATAGAATACAGTTTATGCTTGACAGCTGAATGGACTGTCTGATAGGTTTCAAgcacatacagaaaaaaaaaaaaacaactaaattgGAACCAGAAAAATGGAAGATGTAGATGAGAACTCTACAACAGTGCTCAAGTGCTAAAAGGCTGATGCAACAggtccaaaaaaacccaaacagttTTGtcttgggtaaaaaaaaatcaataaaatttactAACATTGCAATAAATGTCACATGGCATGAGACAGAGGAAAGGAGGCTGTGGGACCAAAAGGTCCTTTTTAATCCAAATCTTCAAGCACCTTGGCAGCATCTAGGATGTAGGTGCCCAGAGGTCTTAGGGCCACTGATGAAATGAGGCCACTTATTCTTCTTGAGCATACTCTGGTTCCCATAGAGATCAAGTGGAGAGGTGTGAGGATTATCTAGAAATTCCACAGATGCTGGCCACGGTGGATTCTCTGGGTACATGGAAAGTGCCCCCATAACCATATCTGCTTCAAAGGGAATGCCACACCAGTGTGGCCAGGTCTTTATAATTCTTTTCATCCTAGCAGAATTTACAGGTGAAGCCAGAGCAAATGGTGAATGCTTCTTAGTATGATTTTCCTGCACATCCATGTCAATGGATTTGGACTCTGCTTCATTCTTTGGGAAGCAATCTAACTTAGGGTATGCAGAAAGAACTTCATCTTCTTTCCTAGGAATACTGGGGAAGTGGAGTGACATATAATCTTCTCTAAGCTTCTGCTGAGAACTccaatctctttctttcttggtcACAAGTTCCCTCTCTTCTACTTCCAAAAAACCCAGGGATGCTGTTTCCTCTTCTTCACTTAGGAAAAACCAAGCTTCTTTCTCCATCAAGaaattcccaggagttttctttgtgTCTACATGGACTATGGaatgaatttccttttcttccttctgcttcAGGGAACCCCTGGGTTCTTGCCTTTTCTCCAGGGAACTTTGATATGCCCACTCCAGGGGTTTCCTTTGACAAGCTGGTGTCCACAGTACTGGCGCTGATCCCATCACGGAACTAACTCGGAGGCCTGGGCCTGGAGGACCCGCAGGTCTGCCCCTCGGCCTCCCCGCGGCCAGGTCTGGGGGCCCGAGGCTGGCTATCCCAGCCTCCCAGCACCATGAGGCTAGGTCCGGCTGCATGACGCCCCAGGCCTCGTCTCCCCACCCCGGGCCCTCCCGTCTCCTCTTGGGTTTGGGAGAGCCGGCATCGTTTGGGGCACAGTGAAGCTCCCGATATGGGCCTGGGCAGTTGTAGGGGCCTGGGCCAGTCCAGGGTGTTAGGAAGCCCCTGGGGGCCCTGCGCCCAAATTCACTGGTGGCTCTAAGCTGCCCCGCCATAGTCACAGAAACGTCCAGGTTCGTTACCAACGAAAGATGAGGAACAGCGCCTGCGCAAAGCGGAAAGAGCAAAGGACCTTGAGAACGACAACGGATGCTCCACTGCCTGCGGATGCCCAGCGCGGAGCTAACCGTGACTCCAgaagggaagtggggaaggaaaattaaataattcTTCTTGGAATGTGGCTTCACAGGGGTCATTCAAacgaaaagaaaacaaaacaaaacaggtgcTTTAAGAAgggagggacatcctgaaccacACTCTTATCTGGGCTGGGCAGAAGAAGTGTATAAACtgtattaaaaggaaaaaaaaaaaggatgtttcTCTTCTTCCAACTCCCATTAAatgcatatattaaaaaaaaatctaaattggttAGTAAATTCTTTGTGCATTCACATTGCTGTTTTTGGAcaacacccctcccccctttctttttcactGGAATCCTTATTCTTTCCATCTTCAGAATTACTTTTGATAGCTTCCCATTCTTCCTGTGCCTACttgttgaataaaattttaagcaACAAGACAGTACTTATTCTTCCTCTGAATCTTTTCAAAATCTGCTCTTCCAAAATCCAAGGGATACATGTCAGACCATACAcatggttttcttctcttctatcacAAATTATAAGATGGCGCCATTACTTACCATCAAGATTTACTTCATTTCCATTCTGACAGTCATTTCTTATTATTCAGGGGGAAGTGAGCTAagaatgatttaaaatttttaaaaataatgttttgttttattttagttacataaaattttatttaaaaatgtaaaaatcatccTTAGTTTCTGGGCTGTATGAAAACAAGTGGAGGCTGAATTGGACCCTCGGACTCTTGTCAATGAGAAGGACCACCTCCACCATGGTCAAAAAGATACTCAAAGTAAATAGAGGTGGTGAGTATCTTTCCATTCTTGCTATTCCAATCTCTGAATGAGAAAATTTGACCTTCTcaactctctttttctctatatcATTTGCCTTAGGCCATGCTATCTTCCTGTCCATTCAGCAGCCTGGATGTGATTAATGGGAGGGCAAACACTAATTTACAAAGGAAATATTGAACCCAAAgtaaacttggtcattataaggTCACCCTTCTCTTTATTTGTGAAGTTCCAGATTCAAGTCCtctgttttttacatcatctctGATGCTCCAACATAAGGACATAGGAGGTTCTTTCTTGTGGGCTCTAGCCTTGAAACGCAGcccttcctctatttctttgcttTCTACTTCTCAGCTGTAAAGCATCAACTCACTGAGAGATAATTTGTTGGGAGGGCAGAAATGCTATGTTATTAGGGAAGTGTGTGGAAGCACTAGATCATTAAGAGTTTATTAGTGTTTTTGAGGTTAAAGTATAGTATTACACATAGGATTTAACCCTTAAGAAGAGACCTTTGTCCAGGTGATCACAATCCAATTTCTTGAAATTGGGAGATCAGCGAAGATGACAGAGTAGCAGATGCAGTACTgctcagttttttttcccctgctacTGCTCCACCAAAGTTCTAAGGAGAAGATTAGACACAATGGCTCACTTTTCCAGTCTATGTCACAAATTCAGCCCACAGGGAAGTGAACAGGGTAGGAACTATGGAACTGGAGTGTGCTGGGATTGTATTTAGTCCCATGGCTAAGAACAAGATGCTCTGGGTGCAGAGCTCAACCTCTGAGCTCAAAAGAAGGAATCAGCACTGTTGCTGTGACTCAGAGTGGGATTTTGTACTCAGCTCCTGTGCTCGGAACAGGGCCATGGTGCTGTCACTCTTACCCTTCAGAGGAATTATGGATTCAGTTCCTTGGTTTAGAACAGGAGGCAGCTGGTAGTTAGAGCAATGTTTGCCTGAACCTAGAGTACAGTCAGAGACTTATTCTACAGGCTCAGATTGTGGGGTAGGCCTATAGATCTTTCCCTGTCACCCTAGAACAGAAGTATAGGCTCAGATAAGGGGTAAGCAGGCAGGGCTGTTCTGAACTTGCCCACATCTGTTTAGCTAAAAGGGCTATGACTTGCAACTGTCTACTAGAGCCCCACCCAGTGGTAAGTTAGCTGCAGTGCAAGTATCTAGATTCAAACCAGGGTCTGGAGCCTAGAAAGTTCAGGAGGGCATCAGATGGGGGCCTAGGGAGTGCTGAAAGTTTGTAGCTCCCTGGCCTGAGTCTTTCCTGTGATCCTTGAAGAGCACAGTTATGTAAATCCAAGCTACCAAGAGCCATGTAGAAAAAACTCACCAAATGACCAATAATTAGAAACATGAAAATTAAGGCAGCTCTGAAGTTCTATTTCACACCCATTAGAATAGCAAAGTTGACCAAAAATGCAAAATGGCCAATTTCTGAGGGACTGCAGGAAAAGAAGCACATTAATGAATTATTTGTgaaactgtgaattggtctagaCATCCTGAAAAGTAATTTGCAAGTATGTTCCAAAAGTTTTTAAACCAACCCCTTGATGGAGTGATACCACTATTAGGCCTAAGCCCCAAagagaacaacaaacaacaaccacaaatatttatattttgcttactatgtgctaggcactgtgctaagtgctttacaattatctgatcctcacaacaacccttggtgGTAACCCTGGGTGACATACCCAAGTTCAAGTGtcagaggtcttcctgattctcagcccagtgttctatcccctgtaccacctagctgcccaaagagattaaagaaagaggaaaaggacctaaaagtacaaaaatatttttagtagctctttttgttagtggcaaagaacttgaaactaaGGGGATACCCATAATTTGGGCTGTGGCTGAATAAATGaaggtatatgaatataatggagtactaatatgccataagaaatgttcGAAAGGATGGATTATATGAAACCTGGAAGGATCTGTttgaattgatacagagtaaagtgagcagaactagggaatggaatctatataataataatgctgTCAAAACttataactttgaaagacttaagacctCTGACCAAAGCAAGGATCACCTATGATTCTAGAGGCGTGATggtgaagcatgctacccaccttctaacagaggtgatggactaaggTGTACAATGAAACATGTATTTTACacatggttaatgtggaaatttgttttgcttgactttataTATCCATGTCTGGAACATTGTCCCAGATCATCTctacttcttggcttccttcaagtaacAAGTAAGATCCCACCTTCTACGGAAAGCCTTTtgcaatctctcttaattctaataatgtctttcctctgttaattgtttttttatttatcctgtatctttcttgtttgtacaaagttgtttgcttGTGGTCTCCTCcatagattatgagctccttgaagtacttaatacatgctttttaactgactggctgactgactatTATAAAGGTTTTGCCTTTTTTAATGtggggagagagaatggagagaagataagattttgttagttgaaaaaaaataatttgattaaatttttttttaaagaatacagTACCTCGAGGTCATAGTTTTGAGATCACAGATAAAAGAGACCAGAACCATACAAAGCTACATACAACAGCTCCTCCAGAAGTGTACAGAGATTGGCTCTAATACATAATCCCAATACAGGAGGTAAGGCTGAAACAATGAGTAAATGACTATAACTTATAAAGACTATAAACACTGTAAAGTTATTGtgaacaatttatagtcatataaaaatgccctaaatcttcgtggattagagaaatgtaaattgaaacaaCCTTGAGATGTCATTTTATATCTATCAGATCggataaaatgattgaaggggaaagtaacAAATATGGGAGGGGATCTGGAAAAGTTGGAAcatgttggtggaattgtgaactgatccaaccacttttgagagcaatctggaattatacccaaagaatCACCAAACTGggtatatcctttgatccagcaataccactattaggtctgtttc
It includes:
- the LOC118850390 gene encoding uncharacterized protein LOC118850390 is translated as MAGQLRATSEFGRRAPRGFLTPWTGPGPYNCPGPYRELHCAPNDAGSPKPKRRREGPGWGDEAWGVMQPDLASWCWEAGIASLGPPDLAAGRPRGRPAGPPGPGLRVSSVMGSAPVLWTPACQRKPLEWAYQSSLEKRQEPRGSLKQKEEKEIHSIVHVDTKKTPGNFLMEKEAWFFLSEEEETASLGFLEVEERELVTKKERDWSSQQKLREDYMSLHFPSIPRKEDEVLSAYPKLDCFPKNEAESKSIDMDVQENHTKKHSPFALASPVNSARMKRIIKTWPHWCGIPFEADMVMGALSMYPENPPWPASVEFLDNPHTSPLDLYGNQSMLKKNKWPHFISGPKTSGHLHPRCCQGA